The following proteins come from a genomic window of Brevibacillus antibioticus:
- the cyoE gene encoding heme o synthase — MDQQMTVQESLDADASLQTQPVAPATFRDYVQLTKPGITLSNLMTTFAALWLASYGYPNWKLAFFTMLGTALVIMSGAALNNFYDRDLDKKMKRTQHRAVATGRISARNAILLGIGLLLAGVTVLAVYANPLAAVWGLIGHIFYVLIYTPLKRVTTLNTVIGGISGAAPPVIGWVAVTETMDMTAWLLFLVLFLWQPPHFLALAMLKTEEYRAGNLPMLPVVKGFAETKRQMVLWGSVLLPASLLLFVHASLGYVYLLVMGVMGIVYMVLLLQGFKTKDDLAWARKLFGYSILYLTVFCAAIVISTMVNYY, encoded by the coding sequence GTGGACCAGCAAATGACCGTGCAGGAATCGCTTGATGCCGATGCTTCTTTGCAGACACAGCCGGTAGCACCTGCTACCTTTCGGGATTACGTACAACTGACAAAGCCTGGCATTACCCTGTCAAACTTGATGACCACTTTTGCTGCTTTATGGTTAGCGTCCTACGGTTATCCGAACTGGAAACTGGCTTTTTTTACCATGCTAGGAACCGCTTTGGTCATTATGTCGGGTGCGGCTTTAAACAATTTCTACGACCGTGATCTGGACAAAAAAATGAAGCGGACGCAACATCGGGCGGTAGCGACCGGAAGAATTTCTGCACGTAACGCGATCCTCTTAGGAATTGGCCTGCTGTTGGCAGGGGTTACTGTGTTGGCTGTATATGCGAATCCATTGGCGGCGGTTTGGGGATTGATTGGCCACATTTTTTACGTGCTGATTTACACGCCGCTGAAACGAGTGACAACTCTGAATACGGTGATTGGCGGTATTTCAGGTGCAGCTCCTCCGGTAATTGGGTGGGTAGCAGTAACAGAGACCATGGACATGACTGCTTGGCTGCTGTTCCTGGTTTTGTTTTTGTGGCAGCCTCCCCATTTTTTGGCGCTGGCCATGCTGAAAACAGAAGAATACCGTGCAGGAAATCTGCCGATGCTACCGGTAGTAAAAGGCTTTGCCGAGACGAAGCGACAAATGGTGTTGTGGGGTTCAGTGTTGTTACCGGCTTCTTTGCTGCTGTTTGTCCATGCTAGTCTAGGCTATGTGTATTTGCTCGTCATGGGTGTAATGGGGATTGTGTACATGGTTCTGCTTTTACAAGGCTTCAAGACCAAGGATGATCTTGCTTGGGCACGCAAACTGTTCGGCTATTCCATTCTTTATTTAACCGTGTTTTGTGCAGCGATCGTCATTAGTACCATGGTTAACTATTATTGA
- the addB gene encoding helicase-exonuclease AddAB subunit AddB: MAVQFILGRAGTGKTESIHRQIQARLREKPLGSPMILLVPEQASFQEEYALATLPELGGVMGTQVLSFGRLAHRLMQELGDLTTVPVDDLGKHMVLRMLLERHKEELNVFGRSATQPGFASQLGRLISECKSYGVSFTHSENVEWGGANLNQKVHDLRLIMNAYEAYLSEGYCDADDILNRVATMVRDSMYIKQAEIFIDGFTGFTNQELRLIDQLMQHAKQVTIALTLDPNERDASVDELGLFHPTLRTYQALTLMARESSVSIAKPLLLTEAQRFKSSPWLRQVEQVYFQWGDPPIPDQPGRADEVTMLSAVNRRAEVEAVALKLLTLSREEGYRWKDMAILLREIGTYADEISAVFTEYGIPHFLDQKRSVMHHPLVELVRSALEVIVTRWRYDAVFRCLKTDLLLLDITDEHTARKEIDRLENYVLAHGVFGYQWAEESAWHFRGQAGAEEDAKIDELRRKYAAPLLSFEKEMKQATGKNVQEMTLALYNLLIALDVPNKLENWQRQAENDGDLDAAQVHGQVWTGLIELMDQVVEVMGDESMDLATFARVLDSGLETIELGLVPPALDQVLIGAMERSRQPDVKALFLLGVNEGIIPLRPKEEGILDEAERERLAEMGMSLAPSAKQRLMAEPYLLYQAMTRPSERLILSCALADEEGKALLPSSVFTRIREVLPDIPHQVFYNEPTGQYETDAFLLGHPRRVFRHLLTLLRSMKKTGELPDFWWEVYDWYIRASPDVKREQWLLSGLRYFNRPQELDLETSTTLYGKQLKMSVSRLERFQSCPFSHFSSHGLRLAERTMYKLERFDVGELFHASLKLAVEKMNEDNLEWSKLTEDNSMQLANVVVEELVPATRSSILTRTARYRYLSGKLKRAVGRAIYVLGEHAKRSRFAPVGLEVSFGPNSDLPGLALTLENGVDLQLIGRIDRVDQSLDSEVPYLRVIDYKSSPKQLSLSDVWNGLNLQLLVYLDVVVANAEEWLGKKAEMGGVFYYQVADPFVTAKRLLTADEAAKERAKRLRMKGLMLADPELARMMDGYVEQGASELVPFEIKKDGTLSSRSSVATAEQFQALTSYVRDTVKQISTRMTNGEIQIEPYTNGTMTACDYCSYKPVCKFDGDAGGNEHRQLAKWNNKQIWSMLAEQQMAGEGGMTDGGSTIAGQA, translated from the coding sequence ATGGCAGTCCAATTTATACTGGGACGGGCAGGAACGGGGAAGACAGAATCGATCCATCGGCAGATACAAGCCCGGCTGCGGGAAAAGCCGTTGGGTTCGCCTATGATTTTGCTCGTGCCGGAACAGGCCAGCTTTCAGGAAGAGTATGCGCTAGCTACACTGCCAGAGCTGGGCGGTGTGATGGGGACGCAAGTGCTCAGCTTCGGTCGATTGGCTCACAGGCTTATGCAGGAGCTGGGCGATCTGACTACCGTGCCTGTCGACGATCTGGGTAAGCATATGGTTTTACGCATGCTTTTGGAGCGACACAAAGAAGAGCTGAACGTATTTGGGCGCTCGGCGACGCAGCCTGGGTTTGCTTCTCAGCTCGGTCGTTTGATTAGCGAGTGCAAATCGTATGGGGTATCCTTCACCCATTCCGAGAATGTGGAATGGGGAGGAGCCAATCTCAATCAAAAAGTACATGACCTTCGCTTGATTATGAATGCGTACGAGGCTTACTTGTCAGAGGGATATTGTGATGCAGACGACATCCTGAACCGAGTGGCCACGATGGTGCGTGATTCCATGTACATCAAGCAGGCTGAAATATTTATCGATGGCTTCACCGGGTTTACGAATCAAGAGCTGCGCTTGATCGATCAGCTGATGCAGCACGCCAAGCAGGTGACAATTGCGCTGACGCTTGACCCGAATGAACGTGACGCTTCTGTGGATGAACTAGGGCTGTTTCACCCTACACTGCGAACATATCAAGCCTTGACACTGATGGCGCGTGAATCGAGTGTATCAATCGCCAAGCCGCTTTTATTGACCGAGGCACAGCGATTCAAGAGCAGTCCATGGCTGCGTCAGGTCGAACAAGTGTATTTCCAATGGGGAGACCCCCCGATCCCGGATCAGCCCGGACGAGCGGACGAAGTGACGATGCTCTCAGCAGTGAACAGGCGGGCAGAGGTGGAGGCTGTGGCGCTGAAGCTCCTGACTCTGTCGAGAGAAGAGGGGTACCGCTGGAAGGACATGGCGATTTTGCTTCGGGAAATCGGGACGTACGCTGATGAGATATCGGCTGTGTTTACCGAATACGGCATCCCGCACTTCTTGGACCAGAAGCGTTCTGTCATGCATCATCCCTTGGTCGAGCTAGTTCGCTCGGCATTGGAGGTCATTGTTACGAGGTGGCGGTACGACGCTGTTTTCCGCTGCTTGAAAACAGACCTGCTTCTGCTGGATATCACCGATGAGCATACAGCTCGCAAGGAAATCGACAGATTGGAAAACTACGTGCTGGCTCATGGTGTCTTTGGCTATCAATGGGCAGAAGAATCTGCTTGGCATTTCCGCGGGCAAGCTGGCGCTGAGGAAGACGCGAAAATCGATGAGTTGAGACGCAAATACGCAGCGCCGCTCCTGTCCTTTGAAAAAGAGATGAAGCAAGCAACGGGTAAAAACGTACAGGAAATGACCCTTGCCCTGTACAACCTTCTGATCGCGCTGGATGTGCCAAACAAGCTGGAGAATTGGCAGCGACAGGCAGAAAATGACGGTGATCTCGATGCAGCACAGGTGCACGGACAAGTATGGACGGGATTGATCGAGCTGATGGATCAGGTCGTGGAGGTCATGGGCGACGAGAGCATGGACCTGGCGACATTTGCCCGTGTGCTCGACAGCGGTCTGGAGACGATTGAATTGGGACTCGTTCCCCCGGCACTGGATCAGGTGCTGATCGGGGCCATGGAGCGCTCCCGTCAACCGGATGTCAAAGCTCTGTTTTTGCTTGGGGTAAACGAGGGCATTATTCCGTTGCGTCCAAAAGAAGAAGGAATTCTGGATGAGGCGGAACGTGAGCGACTGGCTGAAATGGGCATGTCTCTGGCACCGAGTGCGAAGCAACGGCTGATGGCTGAGCCTTACCTGCTGTACCAGGCGATGACGAGACCGTCGGAGAGGCTGATCCTGAGCTGTGCGTTGGCGGATGAAGAGGGCAAGGCACTGCTGCCTTCCTCTGTGTTCACCCGCATCCGGGAAGTGCTGCCGGATATCCCGCATCAGGTGTTTTATAACGAACCGACGGGGCAGTACGAGACCGATGCATTCTTGCTCGGTCATCCGAGACGTGTGTTCCGCCATCTATTGACGCTATTGCGATCGATGAAGAAAACAGGAGAGCTGCCAGACTTTTGGTGGGAGGTATACGACTGGTATATTCGCGCTTCTCCCGATGTCAAACGGGAGCAATGGCTGTTGTCCGGCTTGCGCTACTTCAATCGCCCGCAGGAGCTGGATTTGGAAACGAGCACGACCTTGTACGGCAAACAACTAAAAATGAGTGTATCTCGTCTGGAACGGTTCCAGTCATGTCCGTTCTCGCATTTTTCTTCCCACGGTCTCAGATTGGCGGAGAGAACGATGTACAAGCTGGAGCGTTTCGATGTGGGAGAGCTGTTCCATGCTTCACTCAAGCTAGCCGTTGAAAAAATGAATGAAGACAATCTGGAGTGGAGCAAGCTGACGGAAGACAATAGCATGCAGCTTGCAAATGTGGTTGTAGAAGAACTGGTTCCTGCGACTCGCAGCAGCATTTTGACGCGGACAGCCCGGTATCGTTATTTGTCCGGCAAACTAAAGCGGGCAGTTGGCCGCGCGATTTACGTACTCGGAGAGCATGCGAAGCGCAGCCGCTTTGCTCCAGTAGGACTGGAGGTTTCGTTTGGGCCGAATTCAGATTTGCCAGGATTGGCTTTAACACTTGAAAATGGCGTGGACCTTCAGCTAATCGGACGGATTGACCGCGTTGACCAATCACTGGATAGTGAGGTCCCATATTTGCGCGTGATTGACTACAAGTCCAGTCCCAAGCAGCTGTCTCTCTCCGACGTTTGGAATGGCCTGAACTTGCAACTGCTCGTCTATCTCGATGTTGTCGTGGCGAATGCGGAGGAATGGCTAGGGAAAAAAGCCGAAATGGGGGGCGTTTTCTACTATCAGGTAGCCGATCCTTTTGTGACAGCAAAACGATTGTTAACGGCAGACGAAGCAGCAAAGGAGCGGGCAAAGCGCTTGCGCATGAAAGGCTTAATGCTCGCAGACCCAGAGCTGGCTCGAATGATGGATGGCTATGTAGAACAAGGGGCGTCAGAGCTGGTGCCATTTGAAATCAAAAAGGACGGAACGCTTTCATCGCGATCATCTGTGGCAACAGCCGAGCAGTTCCAAGCCTTGACCTCCTATGTTCGCGATACCGTGAAGCAAATCAGTACGCGCATGACCAACGGGGAAATCCAGATCGAACCGTACACAAACGGGACGATGACTGCTTGCGATTACTGCTCGTACAAGCCAGTATGTAAATTCGACGGAGATGCAGGCGGGAATGAGCACCGACAGCTTGCCAAATGGAACAACAAGCAAATATGGAGCATGCTGGCAGAGCAGCAGATGGCAGGAGAAGGAGGAATGACCGATGGCGGATCAACAATTGCAGGCCAAGCCTGA
- a CDS encoding DUF420 domain-containing protein: MGLLLPTVSTAFIVISGILVAIGWYAIAKKQVEKHMKIMKWAAICATIFFITYVSRTAFIGNTHFGGPDSIKPIYQTFLFFHIVLATVGGVMGLITLRYAYTKNYASHRKIGPWTSIVWFVTSITGAVVYLLLYWIYPGGETSDVLDVIFGK; the protein is encoded by the coding sequence ATGGGGCTCCTATTGCCTACGGTAAGTACGGCTTTTATCGTCATTAGTGGCATTCTCGTTGCGATTGGCTGGTACGCCATTGCGAAAAAACAAGTAGAAAAGCATATGAAGATTATGAAATGGGCTGCGATCTGTGCCACGATCTTTTTTATCACGTACGTTTCCAGAACGGCTTTTATCGGAAACACGCATTTTGGCGGACCAGACAGCATCAAGCCAATCTATCAGACATTCTTGTTCTTCCACATCGTTCTGGCAACAGTCGGTGGTGTGATGGGTCTGATTACACTCAGATACGCTTACACGAAAAACTATGCTTCTCATCGTAAGATTGGTCCTTGGACGTCCATTGTTTGGTTTGTCACTTCCATTACAGGAGCCGTGGTTTATCTGCTGCTGTACTGGATTTATCCAGGTGGCGAGACGTCTGACGTGTTGGATGTAATTTTTGGTAAGTAA
- a CDS encoding AAA family ATPase has product MRPIRLKLAGMHSYREMQEVDFEMLCQAGLFGIFGPTGSGKSTILDAITLALYGQVVRLGGGNHPKEVLNQLEQRIFVSFTFELGTGDERKQYTVEREFGLDKKGNKRQPEVRLIQSGALTGEPDVVLESKATSATAAIEALIGLTLQDFTRAVVLPQGQFSRFLTLKGSERNEMLQRMFRLHIYGEKLSERVRHALEQVKEQMHRLQLASAALGDAGPEALELARQTWEEAAQKEQEFTQQKQELAGKLKELEQLNQWHQELLQVQAQLQQQEANEAEMASLMAKIREWESSIRLWPLLQQYERMDQEWHATGTALERSREQQESARLAVDEAEQAYQKVHAELAVQEPLLIQQKGRLVQAQEWEEELKAIREEWTGLEREWNEVSVALTNIEQQLEKDEAELKNWELAWADLQEQMKQVTISPEWRAQIGAAREAKQQWERDHAKVRELEKEQLTAQEHIHAATHTADEHKRSWEACANRLAQKREELAAPADSALMSEAEWEKARNVLADMKQVGRQWREVLQAFSSWQEKSQQIVQERKQLDERNQELTRAVETSEALVKSQLTQRDELRQEWERWQQENMARFLRERLEEGRECPVCGSEHHPHGHQNHTKASEAGTEGDALRARIKASEEALRAAEQEAGKTKEAWLAAKGALAAFDERLASVKAEQEQLEARLEAIKAECRGYGQPWIVDSFEELIAVYQREEKELITKQAERERLKAEREQLQQQLETLREEEAEKKRLMERSTLLLEQAQKAIHDNKARLDAATMQEKHAREELDAKRNELPIEEIEQRYEEIGKSDRRLAELQQVRSEKETLRGKLTMQVEAAKSRKVEGKSREAALKEKLEDRKRMWEQKHAQWLERTGGLTAQECLIRVEDSLLGLRQAVTLAEAKRKETAEARETVQNNLVKYSETLAILTRQRTEAHETLYQGLQETGLGTIEYVRERYAEREQLPQAQEKVEAYTRIAGQLRYEEERLQQAVAGRSFTQEELTTAKEAWEQWEQAFQEAQKQVAVAKEHVDRMEKNHDKWQELHKEMVQQQDEQSRLEELKKLFEAKAFVQFIAEEKLVSIARDASYHLKRMTANRYGLEIGDEGEFVLRDEGAGGMRRPVSTLSGGETFLTSLSLALALSMEIQMRGGRLEFFFLDEGFGTLDPELLEVVMDALERLRMDDFTIGVISHVPEIRVRMPRRLVVTPAEPMGKGSMLHLEME; this is encoded by the coding sequence GTGAGACCGATACGATTGAAGCTGGCAGGGATGCACAGCTATCGAGAAATGCAAGAGGTCGATTTCGAAATGCTATGTCAGGCGGGATTGTTTGGGATATTCGGCCCGACTGGAAGCGGGAAATCGACGATCTTGGACGCGATCACACTAGCGTTGTATGGGCAGGTCGTCCGACTGGGCGGGGGTAACCATCCGAAAGAAGTACTGAACCAGCTGGAGCAGCGCATTTTCGTTTCCTTTACCTTTGAGCTGGGGACTGGCGATGAGCGCAAGCAATATACGGTGGAACGGGAATTTGGCCTGGATAAAAAGGGGAACAAGCGACAGCCGGAAGTGAGGTTGATTCAGTCGGGAGCCTTGACCGGAGAGCCGGATGTCGTATTGGAGTCCAAGGCCACGTCCGCGACTGCCGCGATTGAGGCACTGATTGGTCTCACTTTGCAGGACTTTACCCGGGCGGTCGTTTTGCCACAGGGTCAATTTTCCCGATTCTTGACGCTGAAGGGCAGTGAGCGCAATGAGATGCTGCAGCGAATGTTCCGCTTACATATTTATGGGGAAAAGCTGAGTGAGCGGGTACGGCACGCGTTGGAGCAGGTCAAGGAACAGATGCATCGTTTGCAACTGGCGAGTGCAGCTCTGGGTGACGCAGGTCCGGAAGCCTTGGAGCTGGCGAGACAAACGTGGGAGGAAGCTGCGCAAAAAGAGCAGGAATTCACTCAGCAAAAACAGGAGCTAGCCGGGAAGCTCAAGGAGCTGGAGCAGCTTAACCAGTGGCATCAGGAGCTATTGCAAGTCCAGGCCCAACTACAGCAGCAGGAAGCAAATGAAGCGGAAATGGCATCCCTAATGGCGAAGATTCGCGAGTGGGAATCGAGTATTCGACTGTGGCCATTACTCCAGCAATATGAGCGGATGGATCAGGAATGGCATGCGACTGGTACGGCATTGGAACGCAGCCGCGAACAACAGGAGAGTGCTCGTTTGGCTGTAGATGAGGCAGAGCAGGCGTATCAGAAGGTCCATGCCGAGTTGGCTGTACAGGAGCCGTTACTAATTCAGCAAAAGGGCAGGCTGGTACAGGCACAGGAGTGGGAAGAGGAGCTAAAGGCGATCCGGGAAGAGTGGACAGGTCTGGAGCGAGAGTGGAATGAAGTCTCAGTCGCCTTGACCAACATAGAACAACAGCTGGAAAAGGATGAAGCCGAATTAAAAAACTGGGAGCTTGCGTGGGCGGATCTGCAAGAACAGATGAAACAGGTCACGATTTCTCCTGAATGGCGAGCACAAATAGGGGCAGCCAGAGAAGCGAAACAGCAGTGGGAACGGGACCATGCCAAGGTACGTGAGCTGGAAAAAGAACAACTCACTGCACAGGAGCACATTCATGCGGCGACCCATACTGCCGATGAGCACAAGCGCAGCTGGGAAGCGTGTGCGAATCGCTTGGCACAAAAAAGAGAAGAGCTGGCAGCACCAGCCGACTCGGCTTTGATGAGCGAAGCAGAATGGGAGAAAGCAAGAAATGTACTGGCAGACATGAAGCAGGTAGGTCGCCAGTGGCGGGAAGTATTGCAGGCTTTCTCATCCTGGCAGGAGAAGTCGCAACAAATCGTCCAGGAGCGTAAGCAGTTGGATGAGCGCAATCAAGAGCTGACGCGGGCAGTAGAGACAAGCGAAGCACTTGTGAAAAGTCAACTGACCCAGCGAGATGAGCTGCGCCAAGAATGGGAACGCTGGCAGCAGGAAAACATGGCGCGATTTTTGCGCGAACGTTTAGAGGAAGGCAGAGAGTGTCCGGTATGTGGTTCCGAACACCACCCACACGGCCACCAGAACCATACAAAAGCGTCTGAAGCGGGGACGGAGGGTGATGCCCTGCGTGCTCGAATCAAAGCGTCAGAAGAGGCATTGCGTGCGGCTGAACAAGAAGCAGGCAAGACCAAGGAAGCTTGGTTGGCAGCAAAGGGAGCGCTTGCTGCTTTTGATGAGCGCCTAGCAAGCGTAAAGGCTGAACAGGAACAGCTGGAAGCGCGCTTGGAAGCGATCAAGGCAGAGTGTCGCGGGTACGGACAGCCTTGGATCGTGGATTCTTTCGAAGAGCTGATCGCCGTCTATCAGCGCGAGGAAAAAGAACTGATCACCAAGCAAGCGGAAAGAGAGCGGCTAAAAGCAGAGCGTGAGCAATTGCAGCAGCAGCTGGAGACCTTGCGTGAGGAAGAAGCGGAAAAGAAACGCTTGATGGAGCGGAGCACGCTGTTGCTCGAGCAGGCACAGAAGGCAATCCATGACAATAAAGCTCGTTTGGACGCTGCAACCATGCAAGAAAAGCATGCGAGAGAAGAACTGGACGCGAAGCGCAATGAGCTTCCCATCGAGGAAATCGAACAGCGCTACGAGGAAATCGGAAAATCAGATCGCCGTTTAGCAGAGCTGCAGCAGGTTCGATCAGAGAAAGAAACGCTGCGTGGAAAGCTGACGATGCAGGTAGAAGCAGCCAAATCGCGCAAGGTAGAGGGCAAATCGCGGGAAGCGGCGCTAAAGGAAAAGCTTGAAGATAGAAAGCGCATGTGGGAACAAAAGCATGCCCAATGGCTGGAACGCACGGGGGGACTTACTGCGCAGGAGTGTTTGATAAGGGTAGAGGATTCTCTCCTCGGCTTGCGTCAGGCAGTTACGCTGGCAGAGGCAAAGCGCAAAGAGACCGCCGAAGCGCGGGAAACGGTGCAAAACAATCTAGTCAAATATTCGGAGACGCTGGCCATCCTCACGCGGCAACGCACGGAAGCTCACGAGACATTGTACCAAGGCTTGCAGGAAACAGGTCTTGGTACTATTGAGTACGTACGGGAACGGTACGCAGAGCGCGAGCAATTGCCACAGGCACAGGAAAAAGTCGAGGCTTACACGCGAATCGCAGGGCAGCTTCGTTACGAGGAAGAAAGGCTACAGCAAGCAGTAGCAGGCCGTTCGTTTACGCAAGAAGAGCTCACCACTGCAAAAGAGGCGTGGGAGCAATGGGAGCAAGCCTTCCAAGAGGCGCAAAAGCAAGTCGCTGTCGCCAAAGAGCATGTGGATCGCATGGAAAAAAATCATGACAAATGGCAAGAGCTTCACAAAGAGATGGTACAGCAGCAGGATGAGCAGAGCCGCTTGGAAGAGTTGAAAAAGTTGTTTGAAGCCAAGGCGTTTGTCCAGTTCATTGCGGAGGAAAAACTGGTATCAATCGCAAGAGACGCTTCTTATCACTTGAAGCGGATGACCGCCAATCGTTACGGGCTGGAAATCGGCGACGAGGGCGAATTTGTTTTGCGGGATGAGGGAGCTGGAGGAATGCGCCGTCCAGTAAGCACATTGTCTGGCGGGGAAACATTCCTGACCTCCTTGTCGCTGGCTCTTGCCTTGTCGATGGAGATTCAAATGCGTGGCGGACGCTTGGAGTTTTTCTTCCTGGACGAAGGCTTTGGAACACTCGATCCGGAGCTTTTGGAAGTCGTTATGGATGCGCTTGAGCGACTGCGCATGGACGATTTTACCATCGGGGTCATTAGCCACGTCCCGGAAATACGTGTGCGCATGCCGCGTCGTCTGGTCGTGACACCAGCAGAACCGATGGGAAAAGGAAGCATGCTGCATCTGGAAATGGAGTAG
- a CDS encoding exonuclease SbcCD subunit D: MRILHTADWHFGRQLEGRDRRIEQTAFVDELCHIADEREVDLVLIAGDVYDSVNPPAWAEELFYDALERLSSEGRRGVVVIAGNHDQPERVRAAAPLATKHGIVLLGLPKEAPLLTQEASSDRVQIVQGGPSWLEMKIPGCAANAVILALPYPSESRLKELLSESFTQEQMQLAFSERIAQLLADLSVHFREDTVNLVTSHLFVMGGKETDSERPIQIGGALTVSPQAFPKNADYVALGHLHRLQKLSDKPLVRYSGSPISYSFSEAGQSKAVVLVEVEPGQEVREEIIYLTSARPLARWRATEGIEQVERWLEEGRDAGAWIDLELHVSGVIDPAEFQRVRKLSDDFLKIQRVVVREDREEEEEQRVELTELTSDQLFKRFYERKRGAEPDEQLVTLFQRLLAENGGEGEEE; the protein is encoded by the coding sequence ATGCGGATATTGCATACAGCCGACTGGCATTTCGGGAGGCAGCTGGAAGGGCGGGACCGACGGATAGAACAAACAGCTTTTGTGGACGAGCTTTGTCACATCGCTGATGAGCGGGAAGTAGATTTGGTTCTCATTGCTGGAGATGTATACGATTCGGTCAATCCGCCTGCTTGGGCGGAAGAGCTTTTTTATGATGCATTGGAGCGCTTGTCCTCGGAAGGCAGGCGAGGTGTTGTCGTGATCGCGGGGAACCATGACCAGCCTGAGCGGGTGCGAGCAGCAGCGCCGCTTGCCACAAAGCACGGGATCGTTTTGTTGGGGTTACCAAAGGAAGCACCACTGCTGACGCAGGAAGCATCGTCTGATCGCGTGCAAATTGTGCAGGGAGGCCCTTCTTGGCTGGAAATGAAGATTCCTGGCTGCGCTGCGAATGCAGTCATTTTGGCTTTGCCTTATCCTTCTGAATCGCGATTAAAGGAGCTGCTGAGCGAAAGCTTTACCCAGGAGCAGATGCAGCTTGCTTTTTCCGAGCGCATTGCACAATTGCTTGCTGATCTGTCTGTTCATTTTCGCGAGGATACGGTTAACCTGGTCACAAGTCACTTATTTGTCATGGGCGGTAAAGAAACGGATTCCGAGCGACCGATTCAAATTGGGGGAGCGTTGACTGTATCGCCGCAGGCTTTTCCGAAGAACGCTGATTATGTGGCACTCGGCCATCTCCATCGACTGCAAAAGCTCAGTGACAAGCCGTTGGTGCGTTACAGCGGCTCACCGATTTCGTACAGCTTTTCCGAAGCAGGTCAGAGCAAGGCAGTCGTACTCGTCGAGGTGGAGCCAGGGCAAGAAGTGCGTGAGGAGATCATTTATTTGACGAGCGCACGACCATTGGCACGTTGGAGGGCGACAGAGGGAATCGAGCAAGTCGAGCGCTGGTTGGAAGAGGGGCGCGATGCAGGGGCGTGGATTGACTTGGAGCTGCATGTATCTGGCGTGATCGACCCGGCAGAATTTCAGCGTGTCCGCAAGCTATCGGATGATTTCTTGAAAATACAGCGTGTTGTCGTGAGGGAAGATCGTGAGGAGGAAGAGGAACAGCGGGTCGAGCTGACAGAGCTTACGTCCGATCAATTGTTCAAGCGCTTCTATGAACGAAAGAGGGGAGCAGAGCCGGATGAGCAGCTCGTGACCTTGTTCCAGCGTCTATTGGCAGAAAACGGAGGAGAGGGGGAAGAAGAGTGA
- a CDS encoding COX15/CtaA family protein, with protein MGKWLKPLAFLATLIMFIVMVAGSLVTKTDSALGCGNDWPLCNGKWVPEYTLASIIEYSHRLITGVAGIVVAIFSVLCWRYYKDNQEVRNLAIFGLFFIVVESILGASAVIWPQSSSVLALHFGFSLLAYTGVFLLSVFVYQREKTQSLVKTTVSKGFRNWMWFVAIYTYAVVYLGAYVRHTGSSMACSDWPLCQGQVIPELYGQTGIHFAHRIAAMVLGFLLLGTMIYCIRHFKEKRRDLYGASILSFILCIAQVFSGGFVIIYKLHLYATLTHSMIITILFGIICYMCLQTLKSPTNEKLRR; from the coding sequence ATGGGAAAATGGCTGAAGCCATTAGCTTTTCTTGCTACCTTGATCATGTTTATCGTGATGGTAGCCGGATCGCTTGTTACAAAGACAGATTCAGCACTTGGCTGTGGAAATGACTGGCCACTGTGCAACGGTAAATGGGTTCCGGAATACACGTTGGCATCCATTATTGAATATTCTCATCGCCTGATTACAGGTGTTGCCGGTATTGTTGTCGCGATTTTTTCTGTACTTTGCTGGCGCTATTACAAAGACAACCAAGAAGTTCGCAATCTCGCTATTTTTGGGTTGTTTTTCATCGTAGTGGAGTCCATTCTTGGCGCTTCTGCCGTTATTTGGCCACAGTCCTCATCTGTTTTGGCTCTGCACTTTGGATTCTCCTTGCTTGCTTATACAGGCGTGTTCTTGTTGAGTGTGTTCGTTTATCAACGAGAAAAAACGCAAAGCTTGGTGAAAACGACCGTCTCAAAAGGCTTCCGCAACTGGATGTGGTTCGTCGCCATTTATACGTACGCTGTCGTTTATCTGGGAGCGTATGTCAGACATACGGGTTCAAGTATGGCATGCAGTGACTGGCCACTGTGTCAGGGACAGGTCATCCCAGAGTTGTACGGACAGACAGGTATTCATTTTGCCCACAGAATCGCTGCGATGGTGTTGGGATTCTTGTTGTTGGGGACAATGATTTACTGCATACGTCATTTCAAGGAAAAACGGCGTGACTTGTACGGTGCGAGTATCTTGAGCTTTATTCTTTGCATCGCGCAGGTGTTCAGCGGGGGCTTCGTTATTATTTACAAGCTTCACTTGTACGCTACGCTGACTCACTCCATGATTATCACGATTTTGTTCGGGATCATCTGCTACATGTGCTTGCAGACGTTGAAGTCGCCGACAAATGAAAAGCTGAGAAGATAA